The Fulvivirga maritima genome segment AGTACTTATCAGCCTATTACGAAATGACCTGAGCCTAATAGACAGTTTCAGCTACCAATTTGAACCTCCGTTTGACTTGCCCATTACGGCCATTCACGGAGTTCAGGACAACAATATTACTCCTGCTCAAATGCAGAATTGGAAAAATGAAACCACCCAAACATTTAAGCTAATACAGCGAAAAGGCGGGCATCACTACCTACACCATGACAGTGAATTCGTAACTCACCTTATTAATTCTGAGGTATCTCAGGCTATAAAAATTTTAAGTAACAGGTAATGGAAAATTCTATGACAGAAAAAATAATAGGCACGTGGAAACTGGAATCCTGGTATTATGAAGATGAAAACGGACAAAAGATTGATTATTTCGGAAAATCGCCGGAGGGCATTCTTATTTATGATAAAGTAGGCTACATGAGCGTTCATATCATGAAGCATGACCGTCAACTTTTTCAGCTCAATGGAATGTATGAAGGCTCCTCAGAAGAATTAAGCTCCGCCTTCAGAAGCTATTTCGGTTATTATGGAAGGTATTATTCTGACGAAACAGGCACCTTAACCCATATTGTAGAAGGCAGTGCTTTTCCTAACTGGAAAGGCAATATTGAAAAACGGTATGCCAAAATTGAAGGTGACAGGCTGATCATATATACACCACCTATAGAAACAGAAAACGGAAGTATTATATTTTTCATCACTTGGGAAAGATGTAAGAAATGAATTAAATACATGGATTTTAATCATAAACAATCATTGATGCTACAACATATTAAAATGGCATATTATCACCCATGAACACACCATTTATGTTCAACGCACCTAAATCCTGTAAATCAACACGTTAAAGAGATATCAATATTTCAGAAAACGTTAGAAATAATGAACTTTTATTAATTTCTGATGTAAATATTATTAGCGCACATATTGATTCTTTTTTTATAATAAAAAAATGAAAATTAGATAAATCATTAACTTATAAACAAGAAGGAAATGGACAGGGAAATTTTATTAAAGCAGTCAAATTTGGAAGTTAGTTTTGATAAAACCAATAAAATCATGTACTGCACATGGTTAGGTTTTCAAAACAAAGAAAAGATAATGACCAGTGGTGAAAAAATCATTGAACTTCTTAAAAGCAAAAAATGTGGTAAAGTTTTAAATGATAATACCAGCGTATCTGGCCCATGGCAAGATGCCGCAGAGTGGACTGCTAAAAACTGGTTTCCCAGAATGGAAGAAGCTGGGCTTAAATACTTTGCATGGGTATTCTCCCCTAATATTTTCGCTGAACTTTCAGCTCAAAAAGCAAAACCCGATTCTGAAGTAGTCACAACTTTTCATTCAGTATATGATGCCGAGCAATGGCTAAAGTCCAATGAGGTAGTATTTGATGAATAATTATTACTACCTCTAAAACAGGTTCCCAAAAAAATTACATCACAATATCCGGTGACACCTAACGTCATCGGATTTTTCATGTTTGCTTGAGCGCCAAAAGCACTGATAATTACAAACATTTTTAATCCTAGCCGTATTATAAGATATCAGTTCTTTAGATTTGAATAGAACGATTAGCTTATGCAGTTTAAAATTTCAAGTGAATACGAACCTACGGGTGACCAGCCTAAGGCTATAGAAGAATTATCGTCAAACATAGAATATGGAGAAAATTTCCAAACTCTATTGGGGGCCACAGGTACCGGAAAGACGTTTACTATGGCTAATGTTATTGCTAAAGTAAACAGGCCTACTCTTATACTTTGCCATAATAAAACCCTGGCAGCGCAGCTATACGGAGAATTTAAAAGGTTCTTCCCGGAAAATGCCGTAGAGTATTTCATTTCTTACTATGACTATTACCAACCGGAAGCGTTTATACCTTCTTCTAATGTATATATTGAAAAGGATCTTTCCATTAATGAAGAAATAGAAAAGCTAAGACTAAGCGCTACCTCCTCTTTGCTTACGGGGCGTAGAGATATTATTGTAGTAGCTTCGGTTTCTTGCATTTATGGTATCGGAAATCCTGATGAATTTGGCAGAAACATCATTAAACTAAAAGTGGGTGAAAGCATCCCAAGAAACAAGCTACTGTTTTCTTTGGTAGACATCCTCTACAGTAGAACGGAAGGTGAATTCAAAAGAGGAAATTTCAGAGTGAAAGGTGATACGGTTGATATTTTCGTAGCTTACGGAGATTTTGCCTACAGAATCATGTTTTGGGGTGATGAAATTGAATCTATTCAGCAAGTAGATCCTATTAGCGGAAAAACTATCTCCAACGAAACCAGCATTACCATTTTCCCGGCTAACTTGTTTGTAACGGGTAAAGAACTTTTGCATAAAGTGATCCACGAGATACAAGATGACATGGTATCTCAGGTGGAACATTTTCAAATCGAACAAAGGCACCTGGAGGCCAAACGACTTCAAGAACGTACCGAATTCGATATAGAAATGATGAGAGAACTCGGCTACTGTTCAGGTATAGAAAACTATTCCAGATATTTTGACAGGAGATCTCCCGGCGCACGACCTTTCTGCCTTTTAGATTATTTTCCTGATGATTATCTAATGTTTATAGATGAGAGCCATGTAACTGTGCCACAGGTAAGAGCTATGTGGGGCGGTGACCGTGCCAGGAAAGTCAATCTGGTAGACTTTGGCTTTAGACTTCCTGCTGCCCTGGACAACAGACCTCTCACTTTTAATGAGTTTGAAGGTATGCTTAATCAGGTGGTGTATGTCAGTGCCACTCCGGCTGAGTATGAGCTGCGGAAATCTGAAGGTGTAGTGGTAGAGCAAATTATTAGACCTACTGGCCTATTAGATCCTAAAATAGATGTAAGACCAAGCCTTAATCAAATAGATGATTTACTTGAAGAAGTAGATGAACGCACTAAGAAAGATGAAAGAACGCTGGTAACTACTCTTACCAAAAGAATGGCTGAGGAGCTCACGAAATTCCTCGAAAGAGCTGGCGTAAAATGTAGGTACATACATAGTGAAGTAGATACTTTGGATCGTGTGGAAATTCTACGGGAACTTAGACTGGGGGTATTTGACGTTCTGATAGGTGTAAACTTACTTAGAGAGGGACTTGACCTGCCAGAAGTGTCTTTGGTAGCGATATTAGATGCTGATAAAGAAGGATTCTTAAGAAACCAAAGGTCTCTGATACAGACAATAGGTAGAGCGGCACGTAACGTAAACGGTATGGTTATCATGTATGCTGATTCTATAACCCCTTCCATGAGAGCATCTATTGATGAAACCAATAGAAGAAGGAGCATACAGATGGCATATAATGAAGAACATGGCATCACTCCTCAAAATATTATCCGTTCTAAAGATTCTATACTGCAACAAACTAATGTAGCAGACAAGAACAAGAAACATAAAAAATACTATACTGGTGAAGAAGCTCCTTCTGTAGCTGCCGATCCTGTTATAGAATACATGGGTAAAAATGAGCTTGAAAAACTCATCACCAAAACTCAGAAAAACATGGAAAAAGCAGCCAAAGATTTAGATTTCATTGAAGCTGCAAAACTGAGAGATGAGTTAACAGAGTTAAAAAAACTAGTGAGCGAAAAAGAGAACTGATAGAATATATGAACAAACGTAGCTATTTCCTGGGAATGTTTTTGTCTTCCATATTAGGAGGCCTTATCGCGGCCTCTGCCATTTTCATATACCTGGAAAGAACGCCTCAAAAAACATATAATTCAATCTCTGAAAGACAAAAACGCATAAGCTTATCTTCTAAAAAAGATACCGCCTACATTGTTCCTCAGGGGCTCGATTTCATCTATGCGGCGCAAGAAGTTACCACTGGCGTAGTCCACATCCGAGCTATATATTCTTCAGGAAAATATAGTCTAAATCCACTAGAAAGCTATCTGGGAGGCCCATCACAATCTTCAGGCTCTGGGGTAATCGTATCTGATGATGGTTATATCGTCACCAACAACCATGTAATTGAAGATGCCAGCCAAATAGAGGTTATACTCAATGATAACCGCACTTACTTCGCTAAGGTAGTGGGCACCGATCCTACCACTGATCTGGCACTTATAAAAATCGCCGCTGAAAGCTTAAATTTTGTAGAGTATGGTGATTCGGATAATGTGAAAACCGGTGAATGGGTTCTGGCTATAGGAAACCCGTTTGATCTTAACTCTACCGTTACTGCTGGCATTGTAAGTGCAAAAGCAAGAAATATTGGCATATTAAGAGATAAGAACAACCTACAAATAGAATCATTCATCCAAACAGATGCTGCTGTAAACCCTGGCAACAGTGGTGGCGCATTGGTAAACCTAAAAGGTAAACTCATAGGCATTAATACTGCTATAGCTACTCCTACCGGGAATTATACAGGCTACTCATTTGCAGTTCCTGTATCTCTGGTGAAAAAGGTTATTGATGATTTACTAGAGTTTGGTGCGGTACAAAGAGCCTTGCTGGGCATTAGAATCGGAGATATGAATTCCAGGATAGCTGCCGCTGAAAATCTGGATATATTCAATGGCGTTTATATTAGCAATGTTAATAAAAACAGTGCCGCTGAAAAGGCCGGCTTACTTCCTGGTGATGTCATTATATCAATTAATGGCACTTCTATTAGTAATGTTTCTGAACTACAGGAGATGGTAGCCAGAAACAGACCTGGCAATAAAATAGAAGTGACCTACATAAGAGATGGTAAGAAAAGCTCCACTCAAGCCACACTTCAAAATACAGCTGGAAACACTGAAATTATCACTAAAACCTTTGACGGTGTTATTGAAGGAGCTACTTTTCAAAACTTCACTCCACAGGATGAAGATCCATCATTTAAAGGAGTCAAAATAATTGAGCTCCAAGAAGGTAAATGGAAAGAAGCCGGTATTAAAAAAGGCTTTATTATCACGGCAATAGATAAAACTACTATTGAAAGCATAGAAGATCTCAACAGGGTACTCACTAACAAGCAGGGAGGCATTCTTGTAGAAGGCATTTACCCTGATCAATCTAAAGGAGTCTATGGTGTAGAATGGTAAATGCCATTCTTTCTATTTAAAAATTGCACCTAAGGCTCATTTTTTTAGTTTTGTAAGCAAAATATAATCTCATGAATATAACAGCATCAGGTATTCAAGAAACTCTTGAAGCACTCAACATACAATCTAATAACAAGGGAGCCTCTACCGGATCCAACTGGCTTTCCGGAAGTGGAGAATCAATAGAATCACAGTCTCCTGTTGATGGTTCACTCATCGCCACAGTAGAAATTTCATCTCCTGAAACTTATGATGAAGTAGTAAAGCAAGCCGCAGCTGCATTTGAGCAATGGAGAATGACTCCTGCACCTAAAAGAGGTGAAATAGTACGCCAAATCGGAGATAAGTTAAGAAAGCATAAGGCTGATCTGGGGAAACTAGTTTCCTTTGAAATGGGTAAATCATACCAGGAAGGGCTAGGTGAAGTACAGGAAATGATAGATATCTGTGACTTTGCAGTAGGCTTAAGCCGTCAGTTGCACGGCTTTACGATGCACTCAGAGCGTCCCAGCCATAGGATGTATGAACAATATCATCCCTTAGGCATT includes the following:
- a CDS encoding lipocalin-like domain-containing protein, whose amino-acid sequence is MENSMTEKIIGTWKLESWYYEDENGQKIDYFGKSPEGILIYDKVGYMSVHIMKHDRQLFQLNGMYEGSSEELSSAFRSYFGYYGRYYSDETGTLTHIVEGSAFPNWKGNIEKRYAKIEGDRLIIYTPPIETENGSIIFFITWERCKK
- the uvrB gene encoding excinuclease ABC subunit UvrB — protein: MQFKISSEYEPTGDQPKAIEELSSNIEYGENFQTLLGATGTGKTFTMANVIAKVNRPTLILCHNKTLAAQLYGEFKRFFPENAVEYFISYYDYYQPEAFIPSSNVYIEKDLSINEEIEKLRLSATSSLLTGRRDIIVVASVSCIYGIGNPDEFGRNIIKLKVGESIPRNKLLFSLVDILYSRTEGEFKRGNFRVKGDTVDIFVAYGDFAYRIMFWGDEIESIQQVDPISGKTISNETSITIFPANLFVTGKELLHKVIHEIQDDMVSQVEHFQIEQRHLEAKRLQERTEFDIEMMRELGYCSGIENYSRYFDRRSPGARPFCLLDYFPDDYLMFIDESHVTVPQVRAMWGGDRARKVNLVDFGFRLPAALDNRPLTFNEFEGMLNQVVYVSATPAEYELRKSEGVVVEQIIRPTGLLDPKIDVRPSLNQIDDLLEEVDERTKKDERTLVTTLTKRMAEELTKFLERAGVKCRYIHSEVDTLDRVEILRELRLGVFDVLIGVNLLREGLDLPEVSLVAILDADKEGFLRNQRSLIQTIGRAARNVNGMVIMYADSITPSMRASIDETNRRRSIQMAYNEEHGITPQNIIRSKDSILQQTNVADKNKKHKKYYTGEEAPSVAADPVIEYMGKNELEKLITKTQKNMEKAAKDLDFIEAAKLRDELTELKKLVSEKEN
- a CDS encoding trypsin-like peptidase domain-containing protein, whose protein sequence is MNKRSYFLGMFLSSILGGLIAASAIFIYLERTPQKTYNSISERQKRISLSSKKDTAYIVPQGLDFIYAAQEVTTGVVHIRAIYSSGKYSLNPLESYLGGPSQSSGSGVIVSDDGYIVTNNHVIEDASQIEVILNDNRTYFAKVVGTDPTTDLALIKIAAESLNFVEYGDSDNVKTGEWVLAIGNPFDLNSTVTAGIVSAKARNIGILRDKNNLQIESFIQTDAAVNPGNSGGALVNLKGKLIGINTAIATPTGNYTGYSFAVPVSLVKKVIDDLLEFGAVQRALLGIRIGDMNSRIAAAENLDIFNGVYISNVNKNSAAEKAGLLPGDVIISINGTSISNVSELQEMVARNRPGNKIEVTYIRDGKKSSTQATLQNTAGNTEIITKTFDGVIEGATFQNFTPQDEDPSFKGVKIIELQEGKWKEAGIKKGFIITAIDKTTIESIEDLNRVLTNKQGGILVEGIYPDQSKGVYGVEW